The following proteins come from a genomic window of Miscanthus floridulus cultivar M001 chromosome 2, ASM1932011v1, whole genome shotgun sequence:
- the LOC136537253 gene encoding 3-ketoacyl-CoA synthase 6-like: MPPPHALLHCGSSVQLKRLKPLYLMLRPRAVYLVDFACFRTKPNCRVPFAMFLEHSCVWPGFDERSVQFMTWLLEGSGLGEETCLPYVQHYIPPSRDLESSHTEAELVIFSAIDDLLAKTGRRERALVGAPP; this comes from the coding sequence ATGCCGCCTCCCCACGCCCTCCTCCACTGCGGCTCCTCGGTGCAGCTCAAGCGGCTGAAGCCCCTGTACCTGATGCTCCGGCCACGCGCGGTGTACCTGGTGGACTTCGCGTGCTTCCGCACCAAACCCAACTGCCGCGTCCCGTTCGCGATGTTCTTGGAGCACTCCTGCGTGTGGCCGGGCTTCGACGAGCGCAGTGTCCAGTTCATGACGTGGCTGCTAGAGGGGTCTGGGCTCGGGGAGGAGACGTGTCTGCCATACGTGCAGCACTACATCCCGCCGTCGCGTGACCTTGAGTCCTCCCACACCGAGGCCGAGCTCGTCATCTTCTCCGCCATCGACGACCTGCTCGCCAAGACCGGCCGCCGCGAGCGTGCTCTGGTGGGAGCTCCGCCCTAG